The DNA region CCTGGTCTGAGTTAGACCCATGAAAGAGAGATGGGCCAAGGCCACCGCATCTGGCTAGGTTAGggtatgcattttatttttcctcttgcCCTCTTAAAATATGTTGGTACGTCTTAAAAATCTCGcatcattttatttctattttcatAAATCCGATGCATGCCTTTTAATGTTAACAATTAGATTGAAAACATATCAAATGCTATCGTGAATATGTTTGAATGATGATAATTTTACGGACGATATCAACACCCATGCCATCGTCGTGTGCGATTTAAGAGTATTGTTGAACTTCGGCCATCCAGTAAATTATATCAAACTAATTAATGAATATGATTATATGGGGAGGAATTAAATTAGTTGTATAGTTTGTATAGAAACCATAAACAGACTTCAAATAATTTGTCaacttttaaaaaagtttttccCGTTAAAATTGGCTCGTTTAGATTCagaaaatattatatcttatctcttctcattattataatttttttaaattcttacataaagtataataaataattcaaatttttcaatctcaattcaaacttttcaaatctaaaaataataataatattaaaaaataatattttatataacttttaacttttatctaactCTTCTCTTATCTTTAGAATCCAAACAGTTGTAATTGAGGGAACATTGTCAGAGGAATAGGAAAATCTTgaaataaatacttaactccACTGTACTCCCCGTTTATCAGAAAAACTCGTTGATAAAGCATATAGATGGATGCAAAAAGGAGTAGATGAACTGTAATTATCAGTACTCATTTATCATAGGTTATACTTGATGCAAATACATCTTTCCCCCCTGCTTAAGACATGGATAGCCAAATTATTGTCACACCCTAGCCAGATTCCAAGAAGAGAGGAGTGAAAGGTAAGCCCAGGAATATatacctttcttttctttatatgtATATCAATGTTGTAATGTAAAAGATAAGATTCTGATGGATACTGTTTTCAAATTGCAATTCTCAGTCAAATTACACTTATCAAAGGGTTACTATTCAGTGAGACTTTTTGTGGGTATAGTTTCTGAAAATGGAGACTGCATCTGTATCAGCATGTGttgcttttcattgttttcctctAGATTCCTGGATATATGGGTCCTTAGGGTGTTAAGCATCTCACAATTTCGATGAAATTTGAATCATATAAGGTTGTGCCCTTTTTTCACAAATTATGTTCATTTCTCCTACTTCGGATTACTGATTTGGTTGCTTGCCTGTTTACCGcagaagagaagggaaaaaaaaatgatgacaacaaaaaacaaaaaccatcaGACAGATattgaaagagagaaaggaagcTGTTTGGATTCATCTCCTCGtcacaacttttttaaacttttacattaattcaatttttttaaatataataatattttattaactcCTTTCTTTATCTTTAACCCTCTCATCTATCAATCCAAACAGAACATAATGGCGAAACTTAATTTGTTTGGCAGAAATTTCGAAACTTGCATTCAACATGGTATGATTTTTGAAGTAGCCTTAATTGTCAGTATCCCAAATTTTCAGAATCCATGTTCATGGCATTAGTTTTTCCCATGTCACTAAATATTATAGCTCAAAACAGAACAAGGAAATAGAAAGACAAATATCCCATTTTGATCTTATCTTTATGATGACGAGGTTGAAGACaaatttttccctttttaagaAGGATGAACCTTTTTGGATGAAAGTCCCTTCCAAGCTGATTTCATGGAAGCAGTTGCAGAATTCAGTGCGGCCTCCATATACCTTTTGGAAGCAACAGTTGCAGACTTTTCCATCAAGTTCCCCATCTTTCTCGCCTTCTCGCCAGTTTCCACCAAGCTTTTCAGCTCAGCCTTTGACCTGCTTTCGAGTTCCGCCTCGAAGCGTCTAAACTCGTCCATGGCGCTCTCCAAAACCGAGTCAAGGTAGTCCTCGGCTTGTTGCAACTCGGTCTCGGCCTCTTCAACTTCCTTCTGCTGTTCTTGTTCCATGGCTGCCCATGACTTGTATGCTTCGATCTCGAAGAGTTTCATGAGATCTTCAATGGTGGATGGATCAAAGGTCTTGTCTTGCAAGGCTTGATCTGAGAGGAGGGTGAAATGGTAGATGAGAGCTTCCATCTTTCTTGTGGGTGTGAATTGTGCAGATCTAGCTTCAGTGATGAGAAAGGCTAAAAGCTGGATGGTAGGCGAATCATATAAAGCATGGGTATTTTTGGTCCTTTAAAAAGTATGCCAGCcacactaagaaaaaaaaaaaaaaaacttttagaaaaatatataaatcacctgaaattaaaatgaaaaatagtatgctttatattaagtatataaatattatatattttttaaaaaaataaatcaatttttaataataaattctgttattttattttaaaaactacatTGACATTACTCGATCTATAACTGTATCCATGTGGAGGACAGCTTATTTTCCTTAAGTTATCATCACGTTCAATGTGGGGTCCATTGTCAACTGTTGtccttttgaaatttgaagagagagagagagaaaccttTTGAGAGAGGTCATACCATTTTTCCTCTTCATAAACAGTGGGCACCCACAAAAAGACGTGTCAAATCGTATTAACATAAATAtgtataacatattatatagattaattttaatttaattcgttaattttattatattaaaattttaaatcttaacatgacttattaatataatagattATATCATGTCAATTTGTTCTTacttattagtaaatattacgaaataaattaatacgacaCAATTCAACctgtttcaaattatttatataaatggattGAATAGATTCGAAATTAATCAGTTTGACATGATtaaatttaagataattttatataaatattaaaatcgtaatatctataaaaaatgataaaactaattacaagtctaaaattacaatccaaataaaaaaaatatcgaaattaaaattctaacaattttacttttaagtataagggtataattgtaattttaactttcttaacataTCATAACAGGTCAAAACAATTTGAcctgttatcaacccgttaagcaattaTGTCTTGACAggtcaactcatttttatctgAACCCTTTAAGAGTAAACTATAACCcgttattatcgtgtcgtgtttgTGTTAGATTAACAGATCGTATAACATATTGCACCTTTACCCataatttggattcatataCCAAAATGTGATTTTCCATAATGAGCTCCTTTTTatagctatttttttatttaaaatctttttataaaattgtaattatatataacatataacattactAAAAATGGAGTGGCTAGAGAcacaaaatatctcataaaTGAATCTTGCATATTAATGTGACACATTATCAGTGTATCACGTGTCTGTTTTCCCTAGCTCCCCGCAACAGTGTGCCCCCTCCCCTCACCCGACTCTCTCTCCTAGCCACAATAGCATTGCCGCAAGTCATAGCCAACCACCACCAGAAATTGTTTCCCATCATCGGTGACCTCTGATCGGACTTAGCACCCCCACAATGCAACCCCTCTCCTTCCTCTCAGCCACATTGTGCCACCGCACCGAGCTTTGGTGGTTGGACGACAACGTCAATCACAATGACTTCCTCTGCGTGATGAAGTTTTGCTGGATGGAGTGGCATTGTGGGTCCCACTTGCAATTCACTCACCTAGGCATGCTTTCGAACTTGTGCTCCACGTGCAATGGTCTCACTTGGATTGCCGATGTCTTCTGCCCACCATGGCCAGCACAGAGAGAGTGCACAGGTGGTAGCACTggggaggagaaaaaaaaaaaaaaaaaaaagacatcgaggagaagagagaagaagagaaaagaaaaaaaatacttgacaCATACTATATTAGTATGTGAGATCTCTTTATATCTATTGTGTTTTCCtactaaaaatgataaataattcaTATATAAGGATATCATGTTTTTAATCTTATCGAGGTAATTACGAAGAGTTAAAGACCATGCCCATTTGTCCTTTTGACTTTttatcatatacatatatatataaaacgagAAGAGCTacagaaataaatatatttcataaaagaaatataaattaatgaataaatatatttcataaaaaaatttataaattaatgtacatTTATGTGATAgagtatatttattttataataaaaataattttataatataacatattatatgaatttacgtcaatttataaatttatttttataaaattagtttaaaacatatattgattaaataaaatacattttgaTTACTTTAGGTTATTTTTATCAAGATTTATCTGTCAATACTGTAGATCCAAAGAAAAcacattctttatttttttatttttatttttattttttaattaagataaatttacaTTTATGACAAACATATTTTGAATAAGGAAAAAGCTGCTGTACTGCCAAATTTGTACCGctggtattttttttacttaataattaaagaaataattttaaatatattgatctatctttttacttaataattaaaaaaatattaaaaaataataataataagagaagGATGGTACGCCGTTATATTTCACCCGGCATGGTAGCCGCTTCATTTGAATAATAAGTACGATGCAAGGGAAGTGCAACCCAAGAGTTGTTCATTTCTTTCTCCTGAGCCCAAACTTACCAGATCAAAAAAGatacaagcccaaaaatttgaaatacGGGGAAAAATATTTCTTCCAGAAAACACTGCGACCTGAGAAAAACGAAATTCTGAAATTTCCATACGTCAGAGAGAATTTTAGGAAAAGGGAAGCATTTTAGAAAGGGAGAGTTTGCGAAGATGCGCGGGGAGGTGGTGTTGTCGTTTTTAGTCCTATGTTTCCTCGCAAGCGACGTCGTACGGAAGGGCCAGGCGATTTGGCTGACCGTACCGACCGCCACTACCAAGTGCGTTTCCGAGGAAATCCAGAACAATGTCGTCGTTTTGGGCGACTACGTTGTCATCTCCAACGATCCCTCCCATCCCATCCCCACCATCTCCGCCAAGGTCAGATTTCACTCCTGCCTTCATTTTTCCTCGGTTCAATCATGATCGAGTACGGATCAATTAGGGTTACGGTTAGTTCGTTTCGTGCATGCCATTCCTTCGTTTGGCTGCAAATAAAAGTGAGGAAAACAATTTTAGAATCTCCAAAGTCTGATATCTTATAGTTATTTTGATCCTAAGAAaggaaattttttaattttgtgtatgTAAATTTAACGGAAACATATTGGAGTCTTGACtcttatattttggttaattttccGCTAATTTTTCAGCAATCAGTTAGACCTTGGTTGTAGTTTGTTTAATTATCGTTTCACATCAGCATGTAATTTAGGCATGTCGattttttcttcattaaaaTGTTTCGTTTCGTGAACGATCACGTCTCCGGAGTGGTCACCTAAATTCTTCCGCGTCTCTAATTTAACTTGTTAGGACTTATCCATCAAAGAATAGGACTTGCATATGATAAATTCGATCAATGTTATGCTACTACCTGCGATTTTTAGCATTCTATGATGGCTTTCCATAAAATGATGGCTTTATACAATGATGGCGCAAGATTCACAATCATggaaacttcttcttcttcttcttcttcttccataaAATGATGGCTTTCTATACAATGATGGAGGCGCAAGATTCACAATCATGGAAACTTCTTCTTCATTGGCGCAAGATTCACAATCTTggaaacttcttcttcttcaggaAATCAGTTTACAGTGTCACATATTGTTTATAACACGACTTAGTATAGGTTTAATGACAtcaaatgtaaaatttatttttgctcAAAAGTTATTATGATTAGTTACATTTTCAATTAAGTTCACAATATAAGTTCATTTTCGAGGATTGCcaatggacaataaatgacttGAAGTACCTATCTTTTTTAAAACCTCATTCTTATTGGTGGGGGTGGGGGgtctttgattttaatttctacTTTCAGTTTAAACTCGAGTTAGGTACTTTTCATGTATACATTCTATGTACTGGGGCTATACATAGGTAAAAGTTAAAACTCATCTAGACATAACTTGTCCGAGAATCATTTTCAAGTGTCTCTCTTGGTTGCTCTTATGCCAAGGTCAGTATTTGTACACCTTCCTTCTAAAACTAGAAGAATTTGAGAATTGGTTATCTGGTCAGAAAACTTAAATGTAAGGATACATGCAAGAGTTGGGATTCTGTCTCTTTTCCAACTTACAACCCAACGCATGTTGGAATTCAGTTAGTTCTATTGCTACTTGAGCCTGCATGCCTGGTGATCTGAGATTAGAATAGGTGATCTGAGATTGGAATGGCCTTAGGAGGATGTTGAGCACCTTTAATTCGCAAGTGGCAGAATAGGCAGAATTGATCGATGAGACAATCTGCCCTCTCTTTGGGGGACTTATGATACAAAAAGCTCTCTGAGACAGATTGTCTCTTGGAACCTTCTGACTGTTTATGGTCTTGTTGATACTTTTCCTCGGATGAGTGAAATATTCTTTGGCAAAAGGGGCATCACTAAAATAATCTGGGAATTAGCTAGCATTATTACATGGAGTTTTGAGGAGGGATTTATTGAGCAAACTTCTGTTGTATCTGAGCTATAAATTTCTCTCTTATGGGATTCTCTTTTTTAATCTAGACAAAAAAGGTATTGCAACTAAGTCTTGTTCTTATTTTTGTCAATTGGTTGCAACTTAATGATATTTAATGGCACCTTAGGTGACATCTCCATATGGAAATAATCTTCATCATAAGGAGAATGCGACACATGGACAGTTTGCTTTCACAACTCATGAGGCTGGCAACTATCTGGTGTGTTTTTGGGCAGATGTTTCTAAACCAGGAGGTGAAGACGTTAGCGTAAACCTTGACTGGAGAACTGGAATAGCGGCAAAAGATTGGGAATCAGTTGCAAAAAAGGAGAAGATTGAGGTGAGCACTTTCTTAGTAGTTTCTTTCAGGTTCTCATtttacttaacaaaaaaaaaaaagaagaaaaggtttCTTTAAGGTTGTCTTTGCTGACCTCAAATAGTGGTTTaagtgccttttttttttttttttttcctgaagtTTATTGTAACTCTGTGTCTGAAACCGTAGTCATAATTGAAAGTGCCTTAAAAGCTGCAGAAGATAGTTGATTACCTGTGAGTTTGAATGCAACCTTTTTTGTACTTAGTTTTAATAGTATTTGCTGAGGGCCGAATCTAATGGAAATAAATTGGACTTTGATTTATAAGCTTATAGAATCTCTACTTTCAACTACTCAAGACTTTCAACACGTTAGAAAAAGAATGAgagaatttattataatattaatcttttcttttcaaaccacaataatttttttaagagtaaCTTTATTGAAGAGGATGAAATAGGGCACAAGTACATTgggagtatacaaaagaaaatacataaTTACAGACCCAATGCTTCAACATTACTTTGTGTGTTTTGGGAACTTCTGAAATGTGCTAAAGATTTTCCTATATGAGATTGGAATATGTAACTTCTTATTTGATATACAGACAAGATGGGAATGTAGTAATAACAATTACAATGAGtgaatttacttataaaaaaaaaaattacaatgagtgaatgggaaaaaaatatttgggcCTATGGAGGAGGTGATATTTGCATAGGTTTGAGGTTCAACTCTTTCccgatcaaaaaagaaaaaggaaaaaataaagaaatagtgAAAAGCAGAGAGGTTGTAACGTTTAGTATGAAAAGAAGGATATAAACTTGGAAGAGGATCTTATCTTAGAATCCAAAAAGTTTCTCATACTTTCCTGCGTATAATGTTCTTTTTCACTTGTCCTGATTCCTGTTTTTTATCTCCCTGCATTGCTCATTTATAGGGTGTTGAGCTTGAGCTGAGGAAACTCGAGGGAGCAGTGGAGGCaattcatgaaaatttaatCTATCTCAAGGGCAGGTAATTTTTACATTCATAGTTTGGGATGCCTTGAAATTTTAAGCGTGTCAAAAGTTATTCTAATTTGCATATCTCTTCTTTTCCGGGATCAACTTCATAGAGAGGCGGAGATGAGGACTGTGAGTGAAAAAACAAATGCCAGGGTGGCGTGGTTTAGTACCATGTCGTTGGGTGTCTGCATTGCAGTTTCGGCTCTGCAGTTATGGCACTTGAAGCGGTTCTTTCATAAGAAGAAGCTCATCTAGATTTTGTTAATTTAATTCTGTTTCTGGATGAAAGGAGAATTTTGATATCATCACACAACTGCAGTCCAGCTTTTGATATCCATGAGAGTTGTATCCTTCATCCTCTAATTTGTTAACAAAGCCCTCAAACTCCATGAAGAGCTCGCAGTTAATATTTACC from Carya illinoinensis cultivar Pawnee chromosome 6, C.illinoinensisPawnee_v1, whole genome shotgun sequence includes:
- the LOC122313580 gene encoding uncharacterized protein LOC122313580, whose translation is MEALIYHFTLLSDQALQDKTFDPSTIEDLMKLFEIEAYKSWAAMEQEQQKEVEEAETELQQAEDYLDSVLESAMDEFRRFEAELESRSKAELKSLVETGEKARKMGNLMEKSATVASKRYMEAALNSATASMKSAWKGLSSKKVHPS
- the LOC122313579 gene encoding transmembrane emp24 domain-containing protein p24delta3-like, giving the protein MRGEVVLSFLVLCFLASDVVRKGQAIWLTVPTATTKCVSEEIQNNVVVLGDYVVISNDPSHPIPTISAKVTSPYGNNLHHKENATHGQFAFTTHEAGNYLVCFWADVSKPGGEDVSVNLDWRTGIAAKDWESVAKKEKIEGVELELRKLEGAVEAIHENLIYLKGREAEMRTVSEKTNARVAWFSTMSLGVCIAVSALQLWHLKRFFHKKKLI